In the genome of Molothrus aeneus isolate 106 chromosome 5, BPBGC_Maene_1.0, whole genome shotgun sequence, one region contains:
- the IFNG gene encoding interferon gamma — protein MAFQNYSLFVLSIIMISFGHVENRLNLLQLQNDIDKLKADFNSSHSDVADGGPIFTERLKSWTERNEKEIILSQIISMYLEMLESTDRSKDHVRNITEELYTLKESLSDGSKKMEDLKDLTKLQMSDLKVQRKAVNELFSVLQKLGDTSSSHKRKRSQFQRLCKC, from the exons ATGGCTTTCCAAAACTACAGCTTGTTTGTTCTGTCTATCATCATGATTTCTTTTGGACATGTTGAAAATAGATTGAATCTTCTTCAACTTCAAAATGATATAGACAAACTGAAAGCTGATTTT aaCTCAAGTCATTCTGATGTAGCTGATGGTGGACCTATTTTTACGGAGAGGCTGAAAAGCTGGACAGAG agaaatgaaaaggagATCATCCTGAGTCAGATTATTTCCATGTACTTGGAaatgcttgaaagcactgacaGGTCAAAGGATCATGTCAGGAACATAACTGAGGAGCTCTATACTCTGAAAGAAAGCCTTTCTGATGGCTCAAAGAAGATGGAAGATCTCAAGGATCTGACAAAACTTCAG ATGAGTGACTTGAAAGTTCAGCGCAAGGCTGTAAATGAGCTGTTCAGCGTCTTACAGAAACTGGGGGATACCTCAAGTtctcacaaaagaaaaagaagccagTTTCAGAGGCTGTGCAAATGCTAA